From Algoriphagus sp. NG3, the proteins below share one genomic window:
- a CDS encoding ATP-binding protein produces the protein MKQLVRRYQNLLSGVQLDFERALSTKINWQARAIGIKGARGTGKSTLMLQHLKSSDYGEKAIYFSLDDLYFKNNTLLETGETFYQAGGRKLFLDEVHKYPDWHREIKNLYDFYPDLQIAFSGSSILELQKSSVDLSRRVLFYELSALSFREFLHLNYNWTFPIYTFEHIPKNHVEIARGLKQTLESPLKFFQEFLTYGSYPFFKEGLDDYSFRLQQIINIIIDYDLPEAKDISVNTQNKLKKLLYVISESVPFTPNISKLAAQIETTRPILLEMLHVLEVARLIRNLRSSTKGISLMNKPEKILLSNANLIKSLSEKGWNSGNIRETFALDQLQNSGTEVTHPAKGDFLLNGEILLEIGGKNKTPTQIIHHENHLVFSDELEIGWGKQIPLYLLGFLY, from the coding sequence ATGAAGCAACTCGTACGAAGATATCAAAATTTACTTTCCGGAGTTCAATTGGATTTCGAGAGAGCTCTTTCCACAAAAATCAATTGGCAAGCTAGGGCAATTGGAATAAAAGGGGCTCGTGGAACCGGAAAGTCTACCTTGATGCTACAACATCTCAAAAGCTCAGATTATGGAGAAAAAGCGATTTACTTTTCTCTTGATGATCTTTATTTTAAAAATAACACCTTGCTAGAAACCGGAGAAACCTTCTATCAAGCTGGCGGAAGAAAACTTTTTTTGGATGAAGTTCACAAATACCCAGATTGGCATAGGGAAATAAAAAATCTCTATGATTTTTACCCGGATCTTCAAATTGCTTTTTCAGGATCATCAATCCTTGAGTTACAAAAATCGAGCGTGGATCTAAGTAGAAGAGTTTTGTTCTATGAGCTTAGTGCGCTATCATTCCGTGAATTCCTTCACTTAAACTATAACTGGACATTCCCTATATACACATTCGAGCATATTCCAAAAAATCATGTGGAGATCGCCCGAGGATTAAAGCAAACACTTGAATCTCCTCTAAAATTTTTTCAAGAATTTCTAACCTATGGATCCTACCCTTTTTTTAAAGAAGGGCTTGATGATTATAGTTTTCGCTTACAACAAATCATCAATATAATCATCGATTATGACTTACCAGAAGCTAAGGACATATCCGTAAATACTCAAAACAAGCTGAAGAAACTTCTTTACGTCATTTCAGAGTCAGTCCCTTTTACGCCAAATATCTCCAAGCTCGCAGCACAAATAGAAACAACCCGACCAATTCTACTTGAAATGCTTCATGTACTGGAAGTAGCACGATTAATTCGAAATCTAAGATCTTCTACTAAAGGAATCAGTCTCATGAATAAGCCGGAAAAAATCCTCCTCTCAAATGCAAATCTTATCAAATCCTTATCCGAAAAAGGTTGGAATTCCGGAAATATAAGGGAGACTTTTGCACTAGATCAACTTCAAAATTCGGGCACAGAAGTCACACATCCTGCGAAAGGAGATTTTTTGCTAAACGGTGAAATTCTTTTAGAAATAGGTGGTAAGAATAAAACCCCAACTCAAATAATACATCATGAAAATCATCTGGTGTTTTCAGATGAGCTAGAAATTGGTTGGGGAAAGCAAATCCCTCTTTATTTACTTGGATTCTTGTATTAA
- the rsmG gene encoding 16S rRNA (guanine(527)-N(7))-methyltransferase RsmG: MNFGPQLIQSYFPNLTEVQLSQFDQLQELYEDWNSKINVISRKDMEQFYVHHVLHSLGIVKVMPFVPGTKVLDIGTGGGFPGIPLAIMFPDTHFHLVDSIGKKITVVKDVVKQLKLSNVEAQQARAEQLIRKYDFVISRAVTRMANFYPWVKNKIRKEDINEYPNGILYLKGGEVDEEMEELGKSYVVYHLEDYFKEEFFETKKVIYMPWEDKR; encoded by the coding sequence ATGAACTTTGGCCCCCAGCTTATCCAGTCCTATTTTCCTAATCTTACTGAAGTTCAGTTATCTCAATTTGACCAGCTTCAAGAGCTTTATGAAGACTGGAATTCCAAGATCAACGTGATTTCCCGTAAAGACATGGAGCAATTCTACGTTCATCATGTGCTTCACTCTCTGGGCATTGTGAAAGTGATGCCCTTTGTCCCGGGCACGAAAGTATTGGACATTGGGACTGGCGGTGGATTTCCAGGAATCCCTCTTGCGATCATGTTTCCCGATACCCATTTCCATTTGGTAGATTCCATAGGGAAAAAGATTACCGTGGTAAAAGATGTGGTAAAGCAACTGAAGCTTTCCAACGTGGAAGCCCAGCAAGCCAGAGCTGAGCAGCTAATTCGCAAATACGACTTTGTGATCAGCCGGGCAGTGACTCGCATGGCCAATTTTTATCCTTGGGTGAAAAACAAAATCCGTAAGGAAGACATCAACGAGTACCCCAACGGTATTCTCTACCTGAAGGGCGGGGAAGTCGATGAAGAGATGGAGGAGTTAGGCAAATCATATGTTGTGTACCACCTGGAAGATTATTTTAAGGAAGAATTTTTTGAAACGAAAAAGGTGATTTACATGCCTTGGGAGGATAAAAGATGA
- a CDS encoding RNA polymerase sigma factor yields MEINERGFSKKALEDFELIDQAVGQKDQQAFASLMKRYKKAVYYMILKMIRDADDAEDLTMEAFAKAFKNLHRFKKDYTFSTWLFRIATNNTIDFIRKKKLKTMSLNTTMSDDGGNSVTIDVEDDDNNPQDEFIRTQRIEMVRIFVDKLPAKYRKLVQLRYFDELSYEEIAQELEKPLGTVKAQLHRSRELLYEIASGKQKHI; encoded by the coding sequence ATGGAAATAAACGAACGCGGATTTTCTAAGAAAGCACTAGAAGACTTTGAGTTGATCGATCAGGCGGTCGGGCAAAAAGACCAGCAGGCCTTCGCCTCTTTGATGAAGCGCTATAAAAAGGCCGTGTATTACATGATCCTGAAGATGATCAGGGATGCGGATGATGCTGAAGACCTTACCATGGAAGCCTTTGCCAAAGCTTTTAAAAACCTTCATCGATTTAAGAAGGATTACACTTTTTCCACTTGGCTGTTTAGGATAGCGACAAATAATACCATTGATTTTATCCGGAAGAAAAAGCTCAAAACCATGAGCCTGAATACCACCATGTCTGATGACGGTGGAAACTCTGTGACCATCGATGTGGAAGATGATGATAATAATCCACAGGATGAATTTATCCGGACTCAGAGGATAGAGATGGTGAGGATTTTTGTGGACAAGCTTCCTGCGAAATACCGCAAGCTTGTACAGCTCCGATACTTTGATGAATTGAGCTATGAAGAAATCGCCCAAGAGCTCGAAAAACCTTTAGGAACAGTGAAGGCCCAACTTCACAGATCGAGAGAATTACTTTACGAAATTGCCTCCGGCAAACAAAAACACATTTGA
- a CDS encoding glycosyltransferase — protein sequence MGLFLLWFFFGIGILIQAVYLLVIFGKSAFYPGNRPHSIPDREEGVTILICAHNEYSNLKTLIPKLFEQDYPTFDVMIVNDRSSDRTKRLLEKMMEAYPKLRSVTVKYTPPHVTAKKYALTLGIKVAKHDVILLTDADCLPESSLWIRKMTEPIRNQKKTFAVGYSGYEQKPGFLNNWIQFETLLTALYYMSFGLWKRPFMAIGRNLCYRKSFFMEVKAFKKLWHIEGGDDDLFVNLYTTGKNTAIVLDPEANTISKPKETRKEYLIQKKRHLNAGKYYDGADKRKIGLFSLSHAFFWIFGIGLLIYLGLSQSWEHFSIVFGIILLRSLLVTLIFKAAEKKIQGTKPPKHIWMLDFLYLGYFWILGTISYQAKDIQWK from the coding sequence ATGGGCCTATTTTTACTTTGGTTTTTCTTCGGAATCGGAATACTCATCCAAGCGGTTTACCTCTTGGTCATTTTTGGAAAATCTGCTTTTTACCCAGGTAATAGGCCCCACTCTATTCCTGATAGAGAAGAAGGAGTCACTATACTAATCTGTGCACATAATGAATACTCCAACCTTAAAACACTCATCCCTAAGCTTTTCGAACAAGACTACCCTACCTTCGATGTCATGATAGTCAATGACCGCTCTTCGGACAGAACCAAAAGGCTATTGGAGAAAATGATGGAAGCGTACCCAAAGCTCCGCTCTGTCACTGTAAAATACACCCCTCCACATGTCACCGCCAAGAAATATGCACTGACTCTGGGAATCAAAGTGGCCAAACATGATGTGATCCTCCTTACGGATGCTGATTGCTTGCCGGAATCCAGTCTGTGGATCAGAAAAATGACCGAACCGATAAGAAATCAGAAAAAAACCTTTGCTGTTGGCTACTCCGGGTATGAGCAAAAGCCCGGCTTTCTGAACAACTGGATTCAGTTTGAGACTTTGCTTACAGCGCTATACTACATGTCATTTGGTCTGTGGAAACGGCCTTTTATGGCAATAGGAAGAAATTTGTGTTATCGTAAAAGTTTTTTCATGGAAGTGAAAGCTTTCAAAAAACTATGGCATATAGAAGGTGGCGACGATGATCTCTTTGTCAATCTCTATACCACGGGGAAGAATACAGCAATCGTCCTTGACCCTGAAGCAAACACGATTTCCAAACCTAAGGAAACCCGTAAGGAATATTTAATCCAAAAGAAACGGCACCTAAATGCAGGAAAATATTATGATGGTGCAGATAAAAGGAAGATTGGACTTTTCAGCCTTTCTCATGCATTTTTCTGGATTTTTGGTATTGGTTTACTTATTTATTTGGGTTTATCTCAAAGCTGGGAACATTTTTCTATAGTTTTCGGTATTATCCTACTGAGGTCTTTACTTGTTACGCTTATATTCAAAGCTGCTGAGAAAAAGATCCAAGGAACCAAACCACCGAAACATATCTGGATGCTGGATTTCCTGTATTTAGGTTATTTTTGGATTTTAGGGACCATATCCTATCAGGCAAAAGACATCCAATGGAAATAA
- the tgt gene encoding tRNA guanosine(34) transglycosylase Tgt yields MKFTLAHQDPKSKARAGVVQTDHGDIQTPIFMPVGTAASVKAVHTRELKEDIHAQIILGNTYHLYLRPGLDVLEKAGGLHKFNGWDKPILTDSGGYQVFSLSGTRKIKEDGVMFKSHIDGSKHHFTPENVMDIQRTIGADIVMAFDECTPYPCEYGYARNSMEMTHRWLSRCIEQFDATEGKYGYSQTLFPIVQGSVYKDLRKQSAEFIASQGREGNAIGGLSVGEPAEMMYEMTELVTDILPQDKPRYLMGVGTPANILECIALGVDMFDCVMPTRNARNGMLFTSEGFINIRNEKWKDDFSPIDPAIGGYVSTFYSKAYLRHLTVCKEILAAQIASIHNLSFYLWLVGQAREHILGGDFAVWKDHMVKKVSTRL; encoded by the coding sequence ATGAAGTTTACCCTAGCCCACCAAGATCCCAAAAGCAAAGCCAGAGCAGGGGTCGTACAGACAGACCATGGCGACATCCAGACCCCGATTTTTATGCCTGTGGGTACAGCCGCCAGCGTAAAGGCGGTACATACCCGCGAGCTTAAGGAAGATATCCATGCCCAGATTATTCTAGGAAATACATATCACTTGTATTTGAGGCCGGGATTGGATGTGCTTGAGAAAGCTGGAGGGCTACACAAATTTAATGGCTGGGACAAGCCTATCCTTACGGATAGTGGAGGATATCAGGTTTTTTCTCTGTCAGGTACCCGCAAGATCAAAGAGGACGGTGTGATGTTCAAGTCCCATATCGATGGTTCAAAACATCATTTTACCCCTGAGAATGTAATGGATATACAGCGTACAATTGGAGCCGACATTGTCATGGCTTTTGATGAGTGTACACCTTATCCTTGCGAGTATGGTTATGCCCGGAACTCCATGGAAATGACGCATCGATGGTTGTCCCGTTGCATAGAGCAGTTTGATGCCACTGAAGGGAAATATGGATATAGCCAGACCTTGTTTCCGATTGTGCAAGGATCGGTCTATAAGGATTTGCGAAAGCAAAGTGCTGAGTTTATAGCTTCGCAGGGACGTGAAGGCAATGCTATCGGAGGGCTGTCTGTGGGCGAGCCTGCAGAGATGATGTATGAGATGACTGAGTTGGTGACGGATATTTTGCCCCAGGATAAGCCCCGGTACCTGATGGGTGTGGGCACTCCAGCCAATATCTTAGAATGTATTGCTTTGGGAGTCGATATGTTTGATTGTGTCATGCCTACCAGAAATGCGAGAAATGGCATGCTATTTACTTCAGAGGGCTTTATCAATATCCGGAATGAAAAGTGGAAAGATGACTTTAGTCCCATCGATCCAGCTATAGGAGGATATGTAAGCACATTTTATTCTAAAGCGTATTTAAGACATTTAACAGTTTGTAAGGAGATATTGGCTGCCCAAATTGCCAGTATTCATAATCTTAGTTTTTACCTTTGGCTGGTAGGCCAGGCCAGAGAACATATCCTGGGAGGTGATTTTGCCGTTTGGAAAGATCACATGGTGAAAAAAGTGAGCACCAGACTCTAA
- a CDS encoding LptF/LptG family permease, whose protein sequence is MKLLDKLIIKDFLKTYFFVVVMLVLVVLVLDFTEKNDSYIRNDVPSNEIFKYMANYGLYLNNLLTPITVFISVIFITSKMAGRTEIIAILSSGVSFMRMLRPFLFAAAMIGSVSFLLNGWVLPGATEGVTRFKLTYLENEKTSAPSNIHIKVGEESYAYMSRFFKTGNTGWNFTLETIKDGELLAKLSSDRIEWDTAKRVWTLRNWRLRELRERDELYSVGEKLDTLLSIRPEDFDLPDNHHETLKLPDLSRQIKILEDRGADNVEFYRIERYVRLMSPFAALILTFIGVIMSAKKTRGGSGFQIAMGFLLAFVYIILFILSRTFAENGATYPIFAVWLPNIIFAATGLLLYKTVPR, encoded by the coding sequence ATGAAACTACTCGACAAACTGATCATCAAGGATTTTCTTAAGACCTACTTTTTTGTGGTGGTCATGTTGGTGTTGGTGGTGTTGGTGTTGGATTTTACAGAAAAGAATGATTCTTACATACGGAATGATGTGCCTTCCAATGAGATCTTTAAATACATGGCCAACTACGGCCTGTATCTGAATAATCTTCTTACGCCTATTACTGTTTTTATCTCGGTGATCTTCATTACTTCCAAAATGGCTGGAAGAACCGAAATAATAGCTATTCTCAGTAGCGGAGTCAGCTTTATGAGAATGCTGAGGCCATTCCTTTTTGCTGCAGCCATGATAGGCAGTGTAAGTTTTTTGTTGAATGGTTGGGTTTTGCCCGGAGCTACTGAAGGAGTCACCAGGTTTAAGCTGACCTATCTGGAAAACGAGAAAACTTCAGCTCCCTCTAACATTCACATCAAAGTAGGAGAGGAGTCCTATGCTTATATGAGCAGGTTTTTCAAGACAGGAAATACCGGTTGGAACTTCACGCTGGAGACGATCAAAGATGGTGAGCTACTGGCGAAACTATCTTCTGACAGGATAGAATGGGATACGGCAAAGCGTGTCTGGACACTTAGGAACTGGAGGCTGCGGGAGCTACGTGAGCGTGATGAGCTTTATTCTGTGGGAGAAAAATTAGACACGTTGCTTTCTATCAGGCCGGAGGATTTTGATTTGCCGGACAACCACCATGAGACTTTAAAACTTCCAGATCTCAGTAGGCAGATTAAAATATTGGAAGATAGAGGGGCGGACAATGTGGAGTTTTATAGAATAGAACGCTACGTGCGTTTAATGTCACCTTTCGCTGCGCTGATCCTGACCTTTATAGGGGTCATTATGTCTGCCAAGAAAACCCGAGGTGGTTCAGGGTTCCAGATTGCGATGGGCTTTTTGCTCGCATTTGTTTACATTATCTTGTTTATACTTTCTAGGACTTTTGCCGAAAACGGTGCCACATATCCTATTTTCGCAGTATGGCTACCCAATATCATCTTTGCTGCAACAGGTCTCTTGCTCTATAAAACAGTTCCACGCTAA
- a CDS encoding DMT family transporter has product MNATIKDYLMLHLIVLIWGFTAILGLLISLPAIELVFYRTLIAAVGVAVLFLLKKRNLLLPFPDMVKVTGVGIVIALHWILFFWSARVSTASVCLAGMATTSLWTAFVEPLFNRSKIKWYEVGLGLMVISGLLVIFSFESGYWLGLSMALASAFFGAVFSVLNGKLAHRHNPYQITFYEMAGACLFTVLFMPVYSNFLTEEGLTLAWVGYDWFWLFVLGGICTVYAFSVSVELMKRLSVFSINLTVNLEPVYGIILAVLIFGESEKMTPQFYLGTGIILISVLSYPVLNYLNKRRKPVRPLG; this is encoded by the coding sequence ATGAACGCCACAATTAAGGATTACTTAATGCTCCATTTGATTGTGCTCATATGGGGATTTACCGCTATTTTGGGATTACTGATTAGTTTGCCGGCCATAGAGCTGGTTTTTTATAGGACACTGATAGCGGCGGTGGGAGTAGCAGTGTTGTTCTTGTTGAAAAAGAGAAATCTGCTCCTGCCTTTTCCGGATATGGTTAAAGTCACTGGTGTAGGAATTGTGATTGCGCTGCATTGGATTCTTTTTTTTTGGTCAGCAAGAGTTTCTACAGCTTCTGTTTGCTTAGCAGGGATGGCCACTACCTCGCTGTGGACGGCGTTTGTCGAGCCATTGTTCAACAGATCCAAAATCAAATGGTATGAAGTTGGGCTTGGACTGATGGTTATTTCAGGATTATTGGTGATTTTCAGCTTTGAATCAGGCTATTGGTTGGGATTGAGTATGGCTTTGGCATCAGCTTTTTTTGGGGCGGTTTTTTCAGTATTGAACGGAAAGCTTGCTCACAGGCACAATCCCTATCAAATTACTTTTTATGAAATGGCAGGAGCCTGTTTGTTCACAGTATTATTTATGCCTGTTTATTCTAATTTCCTCACTGAGGAGGGGTTGACCCTAGCATGGGTTGGCTATGACTGGTTTTGGCTTTTTGTTCTTGGTGGGATCTGTACCGTATATGCTTTTTCAGTCTCAGTGGAGTTGATGAAGAGACTTTCTGTTTTTTCTATAAACCTGACCGTGAATTTAGAGCCAGTGTATGGGATAATATTAGCGGTGTTGATTTTTGGGGAAAGTGAAAAAATGACTCCGCAGTTTTACTTGGGGACAGGGATCATTTTGATATCTGTGCTGAGCTATCCCGTTTTGAATTACTTGAACAAACGGAGGAAACCTGTGCGGCCCCTGGGGTGA
- a CDS encoding type II toxin-antitoxin system PemK/MazF family toxin: MRQGEIWMSDLNPVIGSEQAGRRPVVILSGNLMNKFLQVVITAPLTSKIKNYQGNPILKPSHKNGLKLESELMIFHIRSLSKDRLIERVGEISNEELTMALDTLKDITTL; this comes from the coding sequence ATGAGGCAAGGTGAGATCTGGATGTCAGATCTCAATCCTGTGATAGGTTCTGAGCAGGCGGGCAGAAGGCCGGTTGTCATTCTCAGTGGGAATCTGATGAATAAATTCCTTCAGGTGGTGATTACTGCGCCCTTGACTTCAAAAATCAAAAATTACCAGGGAAACCCAATACTAAAACCATCTCATAAGAATGGCTTGAAACTAGAGTCTGAACTGATGATTTTCCATATCCGCTCCTTGTCTAAGGATAGACTGATTGAAAGAGTGGGTGAAATCTCAAATGAGGAATTAACAATGGCACTAGATACCCTCAAGGATATCACGACGCTCTAG
- a CDS encoding ribbon-helix-helix domain-containing protein: MATYTSTLPDDLLQRLADYAKKLSLPKNKLVENALNLYLDHLKRAEYVKSYKQAAQDDDILLVAEEGMGHYLKQIEDEAR, from the coding sequence ATGGCCACTTACACTAGTACACTACCCGATGATCTTCTTCAACGGCTTGCGGATTATGCCAAAAAACTTTCTCTGCCAAAAAACAAGTTGGTAGAAAATGCCCTCAATCTCTACCTCGACCATCTCAAGAGAGCTGAATATGTCAAATCATATAAGCAGGCAGCTCAGGATGATGATATACTCCTAGTGGCAGAAGAAGGAATGGGACATTACCTAAAGCAGATCGAAGATGAGGCAAGGTGA
- the ispE gene encoding 4-(cytidine 5'-diphospho)-2-C-methyl-D-erythritol kinase: MISFPNAKINLGLHITAKRSDGYHEIESCMVPIPLVDALEMIVDTKKTTFSTTGLDVPGDAKDNLILKAYHLLKKDFPNLPHISIHLHKNIPMGAGLGGGSADAAFALTMMNNLFDLILDDFFLEEYAAHLGSDCPFFIENIPQIARGRGEILEPVTLDLKGTHMMLINPGVHIGTKEAYAGVSPKKPARKLEEILADKARWKDELINDFEASILPNHPEISAIKSKLYENGAYYSAMSGSGSSVFGLFEEKPSSMKWDDGYFQFEGML; encoded by the coding sequence ATGATTTCATTTCCAAACGCAAAGATCAATTTAGGACTTCATATCACTGCCAAAAGAAGCGATGGATATCATGAAATAGAGAGCTGTATGGTGCCGATTCCATTAGTGGATGCCTTGGAAATGATAGTGGACACTAAAAAAACCACATTTTCTACCACAGGGCTGGACGTTCCCGGTGACGCTAAGGATAATCTCATCCTGAAAGCCTATCACCTCTTAAAAAAAGACTTTCCAAACCTTCCCCATATCAGCATTCATCTACACAAAAATATTCCGATGGGAGCAGGTCTCGGAGGTGGCTCCGCAGACGCTGCCTTTGCGCTTACTATGATGAACAATCTCTTTGACCTCATTTTGGATGATTTTTTTCTGGAAGAATATGCAGCTCACCTTGGAAGTGATTGCCCATTTTTTATTGAAAACATACCCCAAATAGCGAGAGGACGAGGTGAAATCTTGGAACCAGTAACACTGGACCTGAAAGGCACTCATATGATGCTGATCAACCCGGGGGTTCATATTGGGACCAAAGAAGCGTATGCAGGTGTCAGTCCAAAAAAGCCTGCTCGTAAACTGGAAGAGATTTTAGCGGATAAAGCACGATGGAAAGATGAATTGATTAATGATTTCGAAGCAAGCATCCTCCCAAACCATCCCGAGATCTCAGCTATAAAAAGCAAGCTCTATGAAAATGGAGCTTACTATTCCGCCATGTCAGGCTCCGGATCTTCGGTTTTTGGGCTTTTTGAGGAGAAACCATCATCTATGAAATGGGATGATGGTTATTTTCAATTTGAAGGAATGTTGTAA
- the ilvD gene encoding dihydroxy-acid dehydratase, producing MTLKKHSWEISDNPEHPAGMAMLYATGMSDKKMKQPFVGIASCGYESNPCNMHLNDFAGLIKTSSQEYDLTGLVFNTIGISDGTTMGTLGMRYSLVSREVIADSIESFIIGHSFDGCVSVAGCDKNMPGALMGMIRTDRPGILVYGGTIASGNYKGEKLNIVSAFEAFGKRVNGNISDEDYDGVIRNACPGQGACGGMYTANTMSSAIEAMGMSLPYSSSYPANSPEKLRECREVNKYMRILLEKDIKPSDIITRKSIENAVTVAIALGGSTNAVMHIIAIARTAGVDFTIQDFKAINAKTPMIGDFKPSGKFMMEDLHEQGGVPAFMKYMLQNGFLHGDCLTVTGKTLAENLIDIEPVIVSMVNVIHPLETPIKATGHLCILDGNLAPEGAVAKITGKEGSAFTGPAHVFDSEQEANDAIRDHKVKKGEVLVIRNIGPKGGPGMPEMLKPTSMIIGAGLGADVALITDGRFSGGTHGFVVGHVTPEAWSGGPIGLVRNGDIITIDADGLKLTVAVSEEELAERKKTWRQKDISDLQGTLKKYNKLVSTASEGCVTDKF from the coding sequence ATGACCCTTAAAAAGCACAGTTGGGAAATAAGTGACAATCCCGAGCATCCGGCAGGCATGGCCATGTTGTATGCTACTGGTATGAGTGACAAAAAGATGAAACAGCCTTTTGTAGGGATAGCCAGTTGTGGTTATGAAAGCAATCCCTGCAATATGCACCTGAACGACTTCGCCGGTCTGATCAAAACGTCCTCTCAGGAATATGATCTGACCGGTTTGGTTTTTAATACTATAGGCATATCTGATGGTACTACCATGGGCACTTTGGGGATGCGTTATTCTTTGGTCTCTCGAGAAGTAATAGCGGATTCTATTGAGTCATTTATTATAGGGCACTCTTTTGACGGCTGTGTTTCTGTAGCTGGCTGCGATAAAAATATGCCAGGAGCCCTTATGGGGATGATCCGTACGGACAGACCGGGGATATTGGTGTATGGGGGCACTATCGCTTCTGGTAATTATAAGGGAGAAAAACTGAATATAGTATCTGCCTTCGAGGCGTTTGGTAAGCGTGTGAACGGGAATATCTCGGATGAGGATTACGATGGGGTTATCCGTAATGCATGTCCAGGCCAAGGTGCCTGTGGAGGAATGTACACTGCTAATACCATGTCTTCAGCCATAGAGGCTATGGGCATGTCTCTTCCGTATTCCTCATCTTATCCTGCCAACTCACCTGAGAAACTACGGGAGTGCCGTGAGGTAAATAAATATATGCGCATACTTCTGGAAAAAGATATCAAGCCAAGTGATATCATCACCAGAAAAAGTATAGAAAATGCAGTTACAGTTGCGATTGCATTGGGAGGTAGTACCAATGCGGTAATGCATATCATCGCTATAGCCAGGACTGCTGGAGTGGATTTCACGATTCAGGATTTTAAAGCAATAAATGCCAAAACTCCAATGATCGGGGATTTCAAACCATCAGGTAAATTCATGATGGAAGACCTTCATGAGCAGGGCGGAGTTCCTGCATTTATGAAGTATATGTTACAGAATGGATTTCTTCATGGGGATTGCCTCACAGTGACAGGCAAAACATTGGCAGAAAATCTAATAGACATAGAGCCTGTCATAGTCTCTATGGTGAATGTAATCCATCCTTTAGAGACACCAATCAAAGCAACAGGCCATCTCTGTATTCTGGATGGTAATTTAGCCCCAGAAGGTGCTGTCGCCAAGATCACCGGTAAAGAAGGCAGTGCCTTTACAGGGCCTGCACATGTGTTTGACTCCGAGCAAGAGGCAAATGATGCTATCCGTGATCATAAAGTAAAAAAAGGGGAAGTCCTGGTCATCAGAAACATAGGCCCAAAGGGAGGTCCAGGCATGCCGGAAATGCTAAAACCAACTTCTATGATTATAGGAGCTGGGCTTGGAGCTGATGTGGCTTTGATTACCGATGGAAGGTTCTCAGGTGGTACTCACGGATTTGTGGTAGGACACGTCACTCCTGAAGCATGGAGCGGTGGGCCGATCGGTTTGGTGAGGAATGGAGATATTATCACCATAGATGCGGATGGATTGAAGCTTACTGTGGCGGTCTCCGAAGAGGAATTGGCCGAAAGAAAAAAAACCTGGAGGCAGAAGGACATTTCTGACTTGCAGGGGACATTAAAGAAATACAACAAATTAGTATCTACCGCATCCGAAGGTTGCGTAACAGACAAATTCTAA